A section of the Humulus lupulus chromosome 2, drHumLupu1.1, whole genome shotgun sequence genome encodes:
- the LOC133817399 gene encoding transcription factor TCP4-like encodes MEMKGVGGEIVQVQGGHIVRSTGRKDRHSKVYTAKGPRDRRVRLSAHTAIQFYDVQDRLGYDRPSKAVDWLIKKAKNSINKLAELPPWHPTANPAPKETDPHATTAVVDSTEMGRTVEQSESSGYNFQLQRQLGHEQSNPDHHNGSGFIPHQPLDSDSIADTMKSFFPTSSAASSMNNFQTYPQDIIQRTANPTQDLGLSLHSFHDHTIVHDQSSQGGVDHTPQNDHHHQHALFAAGFEPGYQRMVAWGNEAADNRGGGYDFGSQSLAPTQQAATLFGLGSTASFNNQRGTLQSSFSPLVRAWDDHLAMASQKPQPNHQSSSSIFRTRFVSDGLSAYCIPARIHSEDGENDDEQGGGGVVSERPSSSSSPNSTHH; translated from the coding sequence ATGGAAATGAAGGGTGTTGGGGGTGAGATTGTTCAAGTCCAAGGAGGCCACATTGTCCGCTCAACCGGTCGTAAAGACCGTCACAGCAAAGTTTACACGGCCAAAGGCCCACGAGACCGCCGCGTCCGATTGTCCGCCCACACTGCGATCCAATTCTACGACGTCCAGGACCGATTGGGCTACGACCGCCCCAGCAAAGCCGTCGACTGGCTCATTAAGAAGGCCAAGAACTCCATCAACAAGCTTGCTGAGCTGCCACCCTGGCACCCCACTGCTAATCCCGCCCCAAAGGAGACTGACCCACATGCGACGACAGCGGTGGTGGACTCCACCGAAATGGGTCGCACGGTAGAGCAGTCGGAGTCTTCTGGGTATAATTTTCAGCTACAAAGGCAGTTGGGTCATGAGCAATCGAACCCAGATCATCATAACGGATCCGGGTTCATTCCTCATCAGCCATTGGATTCCGACTCCATAGCCGACACCATGAAATCCTTCTTCCCCACGAGCTCAGCGGCTTCGTCCATGAATAATTTTCAGACATACCCACAAGACATTATCCAGAGAACCGCCAACCCTACCCAAGATCTCGGCCTTTCTCTCCACTCCTTCCATGACCACACCATTGTTCACGACCAGTCTTCCCAAGGCGGTGTTGACCACACACCGCAAAACGACCACCATCACCAGCATGCTCTCTTTGCGGCCGGGTTCGAGCCGGGTTACCAGAGAATGGTGGCGTGGGGCAACGAAGCGGCCGATAACAGAGGAGGCGGATATGATTTTGGGTCGCAATCATTGGCACCGACGCAGCAAGCCGCAACTTTGTTTGGTCTGGGCTCAACGGCGTCGTTTAATAATCAGAGGGGAACCCTTCAGTCCAGTTTTTCACCATTGGTTCGGGCTTGGGATGATCATCTAGCTATGGCCTCCCAAAAACCCCAACCCAATCACCAATCTTCTTCCTCCATATTCAGAACTCGTTTCGTCTCGGATGGTTTATCCGCGTATTGCATTCCAGCTAGAATTCACAGTGAGGATGGCGAAAACGACGATGAACAGGGCGGCGGTGGTGTTGTTTCGGAGAGGCCCTCGTCGTCGTCTTCTCCAAATTCTACCCACCATTGA
- the LOC133813988 gene encoding uncharacterized protein LOC133813988 translates to MQLSDREKVSCVAHKLKKDAKIWWEVVKQTREVNQMTWAEFELVFNEKVYNEVVLTAKVSEFTRLQQGNLSVAEYARTFDQLAKFAPDLINIETSRVNRFLEGLQPELARDVDMGRTGPLSYAQAMEKALRAEHREEKITKAKATTSMPRRDTPFNKEQSRFPNDNKRGA, encoded by the coding sequence ATGCAACTAAGTGATAGGGAAAAGGTTTCTTGTGTTGCACATAAactgaaaaaggatgctaagatttggtgggaagtggttaagCAGACTAGAGAAGTGAATCAGATGACTTGGGCAGAATTTGAATTGGTCTTCAATGAAAAGGTTTATAATGAAGTTGTGTTGACTGCTAAAGTAAGTGAGTTCACTAGGTTACAACAAGGGAATCTTTCAGTGGCTGAGTACGCCAGGACATTTGACcagttagccaagtttgcaccagacttgATTAACATTGAAACTAGTAGAGTGAATCGCTTCCTGGAGGGTCTGCAACCAGAATTGGCTAGAGATGTAGATATGGGACGTACAGGGCCTCTTTCTTATGCTCAGGCTAtggagaaagctttgagagctgaacacagagaagaaaagataacaaAAGCTAAAGCTACTACAAGCATGCCTCGTAGAGACACTCCATTCAACAAAGAACAAAGCCGCTTTCCCAATGACAACAAAAGAGGGGCCTAG